A genomic segment from Chitinophaga flava encodes:
- a CDS encoding NTP transferase domain-containing protein — MMENNSAPLKGLVLCGGHSSRMQENKSSIRYHGMPQWQYLVELLQSFQLETYLSCRVDQQQDFNSYPLLIPDSVPYGGPSAGLLSARQYQPGTAWLVLACDLPLISRQSLEILINAREKDCAATAFRSPVNLMPEPLIAIWEPAGLDALLENVAAGKNCPRKTLLNTDIRLLDNRYYEEQYNANTPAEKAEAVRQISSQSPHP; from the coding sequence ATGATGGAAAACAATAGCGCCCCATTGAAAGGGCTGGTTTTATGTGGAGGACACAGCAGCCGTATGCAGGAAAACAAAAGCAGTATCCGCTACCATGGTATGCCTCAATGGCAATACCTGGTGGAGTTATTACAATCCTTTCAACTGGAAACCTATCTGTCCTGCCGGGTGGACCAACAACAGGATTTTAATAGTTATCCACTGTTGATTCCGGATAGTGTGCCCTATGGCGGACCCTCGGCCGGATTACTCAGTGCCCGTCAGTATCAACCGGGCACGGCCTGGCTGGTACTTGCCTGTGATCTGCCGCTAATCAGCCGCCAAAGCCTGGAAATACTCATCAACGCCCGGGAAAAAGACTGCGCGGCCACAGCTTTCAGAAGTCCCGTAAATCTGATGCCCGAACCCCTGATAGCCATCTGGGAACCTGCTGGCCTCGACGCGCTGCTGGAAAATGTGGCAGCAGGTAAAAACTGCCCACGTAAAACCTTGCTCAATACAGACATCCGGCTGTTAGACAACCGCTACTACGAAGAGCAGTATAATGCCAACACCCCTGCGGAAAAAGCAGAAGCTGTCCGACAGATCAGTTCCCAATCTCCCCATCCGTAA
- a CDS encoding molybdenum cofactor biosynthesis protein MoaE, whose amino-acid sequence MDTLIAIKDTVTVQEALDFIQAPECGGEVIFTGTVRNHTKGRGVAKLFYECYEAMALSEMHKIAARVQEQWDIHKLVILHAIGDKYPGDIAVVIAVASAHRGIAFDACEFTIDTLKETVPIWKKEFFTDGEIGN is encoded by the coding sequence ATGGATACTTTAATAGCTATAAAAGATACAGTTACCGTGCAGGAAGCGCTGGACTTTATTCAGGCGCCGGAATGCGGAGGGGAAGTGATTTTTACCGGTACAGTACGTAATCATACAAAAGGCCGTGGCGTAGCAAAATTGTTTTATGAATGTTACGAAGCGATGGCCCTCAGCGAAATGCATAAAATCGCTGCAAGGGTACAGGAGCAATGGGATATCCACAAACTGGTCATATTACATGCCATTGGTGACAAGTATCCCGGAGATATTGCCGTAGTGATTGCTGTTGCCTCAGCGCACCGCGGGATTGCTTTTGATGCCTGCGAATTTACCATTGATACATTAAAAGAAACGGTGCCTATCTGGAAGAAGGAATTTTTTACGGATGGGGAGATTGGGAACTGA
- the moaD gene encoding molybdopterin converting factor subunit 1 yields the protein MGLLLFGVAKDIAGAAMISFPATATDVAALKEWLYENYPPLRQLSSLMIAVNREYAADSQLIHAGDEVAVIPPVSGG from the coding sequence ATGGGCCTATTGCTTTTTGGAGTAGCAAAAGATATTGCGGGTGCGGCGATGATCAGTTTTCCGGCTACTGCTACAGATGTGGCGGCCCTGAAAGAATGGTTGTATGAAAATTATCCGCCGCTGAGACAGCTCAGTTCCCTTATGATAGCCGTCAACCGGGAATATGCAGCCGATTCGCAGTTGATCCATGCCGGCGATGAAGTAGCTGTGATACCGCCGGTAAGCGGTGGATGA
- a CDS encoding DUF7009 family protein: MKIRIRGNSIRYRLDKTDLELLQDTGKVESITHIGATTLHFCLRSKEITDPVIKMEHDGVHLLLPSERLNAWYEPDQVGFELILPNPDGSELKILVEKDFRCLTTRDEDDSQAFDNPHAGQNC; encoded by the coding sequence ATGAAGATAAGGATTAGAGGGAACAGCATCCGCTACCGGCTCGACAAAACAGATCTGGAGTTGTTGCAGGACACTGGAAAAGTAGAGTCTATCACACATATCGGCGCAACCACGCTTCACTTCTGCCTGCGATCAAAAGAGATTACCGATCCTGTTATCAAAATGGAGCATGATGGTGTGCATCTGCTGCTCCCGTCTGAAAGGTTGAATGCCTGGTATGAACCGGACCAGGTAGGCTTTGAACTGATACTGCCCAACCCTGACGGCTCTGAGCTGAAAATACTGGTAGAAAAAGACTTCCGGTGCCTCACCACCCGCGACGAAGACGACAGCCAGGCATTTGACAACCCTCATGCCGGGCAAAACTGCTGA
- the moaA gene encoding GTP 3',8-cyclase MoaA, translating into MLTDAHHRIIDYVRLSVTDRCNLRCTYCMPENMRFVKSDALLTDAEIISLLQTLASAGISKVRITGGEPFMRPGLINLLSAIKAIPGITQLAITTNGVLTRDYIPALQQLGITDINLSLDTLQPARFLQITRRNQFDAVMQTLHSLLAHQMKVKINVVVMEDVNTDELVHFTSLTRDHALSVRFIEEMPFNGQGHTFSGIAWNYRTILDAIRETYPLHKLPDPPHATALLYSIPGHQGNIGVIPAYSRTFCGTCNRLRISATGSIKTCLYGADTINVKDLLRSGAPLLPALQQVLHHRAANGFEAEKQHPRIPESMSVIGG; encoded by the coding sequence ATGCTGACTGATGCTCATCATCGTATAATCGATTACGTTAGACTGTCGGTCACCGACCGGTGCAATCTCCGTTGTACTTATTGTATGCCGGAAAATATGCGCTTCGTGAAGTCTGATGCCCTGCTCACAGACGCCGAAATTATTTCCCTGCTGCAAACATTAGCCAGTGCCGGTATTTCAAAAGTCAGGATTACCGGTGGAGAGCCTTTTATGCGCCCCGGACTTATCAATCTGCTTTCTGCCATCAAAGCCATACCCGGTATAACGCAATTGGCCATCACCACCAATGGTGTACTCACCCGCGATTATATCCCCGCCCTGCAACAGCTGGGCATCACAGATATCAATCTTAGTCTCGATACACTGCAACCGGCACGTTTTCTACAGATCACCCGTCGCAACCAATTTGATGCGGTCATGCAAACACTCCATAGTCTGTTGGCCCATCAGATGAAAGTTAAGATCAATGTAGTAGTGATGGAAGATGTGAATACCGACGAGCTGGTTCATTTTACGTCCCTCACCCGCGACCATGCACTGTCAGTACGGTTCATTGAAGAAATGCCCTTTAACGGTCAAGGACATACGTTTTCCGGCATCGCCTGGAACTACCGGACTATACTCGATGCCATCCGTGAAACATATCCCCTGCATAAACTGCCCGATCCTCCGCATGCCACCGCATTACTTTACAGCATACCCGGCCATCAGGGAAATATAGGCGTCATACCTGCCTATAGCCGTACTTTCTGTGGTACCTGCAACAGATTACGTATATCCGCCACCGGTAGTATCAAAACATGCCTGTATGGCGCAGATACCATCAACGTAAAAGACCTGTTAAGATCAGGAGCACCCCTGCTACCAGCCTTGCAGCAGGTATTACACCACCGCGCCGCCAACGGCTTTGAAGCGGAAAAACAGCATCCCCGTATTCCAGAAAGCATGTCTGTAATAGGAGGGTAG
- a CDS encoding sulfite exporter TauE/SafE family protein, protein MVIELCILFFLVALLYSAAGFGGGSSYLAILALWSVDFQLMKSTALLCNVAVVAGGVYHFYKSGHLPLKKAWQLSLVSVPLAFAGSYLPLKQETFFLLLGFALTLAAVFMCYRLFFERSQEPETLRESNGTLYGLIGGGIGLLSGMTGIGGGIYLAPVLRLGKYDTAKNVAGLSSFFILVNSIAGLLGQAAKQAIVFDVTFAGPLLLAVIVGGQIGARLSARVLKPRWVAGATAVLILYAGVRMLIK, encoded by the coding sequence GTGGTCATAGAACTCTGTATCCTTTTTTTCCTGGTAGCATTGCTTTATTCAGCTGCCGGTTTTGGTGGCGGTTCCAGTTATCTGGCTATCCTGGCTTTGTGGAGCGTGGATTTTCAGTTGATGAAATCCACCGCATTGTTGTGTAATGTGGCCGTGGTGGCGGGCGGGGTATATCATTTTTATAAAAGTGGTCATCTGCCGCTTAAAAAGGCCTGGCAGCTGTCACTGGTGAGTGTGCCGCTGGCTTTTGCGGGCAGCTACCTGCCGTTGAAACAGGAAACTTTTTTTCTGTTGCTGGGCTTTGCATTGACACTGGCGGCGGTATTTATGTGTTACCGTCTTTTTTTTGAGCGTAGCCAGGAGCCGGAGACGCTGCGGGAAAGCAATGGTACGCTCTATGGTCTTATCGGTGGAGGCATAGGTCTGTTGTCGGGTATGACCGGTATCGGCGGAGGTATTTATCTGGCCCCTGTTTTACGATTGGGTAAATATGATACCGCCAAAAATGTGGCTGGTCTCAGTAGTTTTTTTATTCTTGTTAATTCCATTGCCGGCCTTTTGGGGCAGGCGGCCAAACAGGCGATTGTATTTGATGTTACGTTTGCCGGTCCTCTTCTGCTGGCAGTTATTGTTGGCGGACAGATAGGTGCAAGGCTAAGTGCCCGTGTGCTGAAACCCCGGTGGGTAGCGGGTGCTACGGCTGTATTGATTTTATATGCCGGTGTAAGAATGCTGATCAAATAG
- a CDS encoding HesA/MoeB/ThiF family protein, whose translation MQRYDRQTRLEGFGLEKQRLLQQASVLVIGAGGLGVPVLQYLTAMGIGKIGIVEHDTVSVTNLQRQVLYTTADQNKPKIQLAADRLGQLNPEVQLVQYDTWLTTDNALEIIQPYDVVVDCSDNFGTRYLVNDACVIAGKPLVYGAIYKYEGQLSVFNYQGGATYRCIFPEPPEAGEMLNCSEIGVLGVLPGIIGCYQANEVVKVITGIGTPLKNQLMTIDTLHNTHLIFNITPVAANRQMQRLAGNYQQTVCEVNNLQSLSVQQLHSWLQQGNALQLLDVREDDEWEICHIPQAIHIPMGQVLGRVAALQPEAPVAVLCHHGMRSRAVGQRLVELGFKQVYNVEGGIHAWACSIDDQMQTY comes from the coding sequence ATGCAACGATACGACCGACAGACAAGACTGGAAGGCTTCGGCCTGGAAAAACAACGTTTATTGCAACAGGCTTCAGTGCTGGTGATCGGCGCCGGCGGCCTGGGAGTGCCGGTATTACAATACCTGACAGCAATGGGCATCGGTAAAATCGGTATCGTAGAACATGATACCGTATCCGTCACTAACCTGCAAAGACAGGTATTATATACCACTGCCGACCAGAACAAACCTAAAATACAACTGGCCGCCGACCGGCTGGGGCAGCTGAATCCTGAAGTGCAGCTGGTACAATACGACACCTGGCTCACCACTGATAATGCCCTGGAAATCATACAGCCTTATGATGTAGTGGTCGATTGTTCCGATAACTTCGGTACCCGTTACCTTGTCAACGATGCCTGCGTAATTGCCGGTAAACCGCTGGTATATGGAGCTATCTATAAATATGAAGGACAACTGAGTGTTTTCAACTATCAGGGAGGAGCTACCTATCGTTGTATATTTCCTGAACCACCGGAAGCCGGTGAAATGTTGAACTGCAGCGAGATAGGCGTGCTGGGCGTGTTGCCAGGTATCATTGGGTGTTATCAGGCCAATGAAGTGGTGAAAGTGATCACTGGTATCGGTACACCCCTCAAAAACCAGCTGATGACGATCGATACGCTGCATAATACCCACCTTATTTTTAATATTACTCCGGTAGCGGCCAACAGGCAGATGCAGCGCCTGGCGGGCAACTACCAGCAAACCGTATGTGAAGTGAATAATTTACAGTCCTTGTCTGTTCAGCAGCTGCATAGCTGGCTGCAACAGGGCAACGCCTTGCAGTTGCTTGATGTGAGAGAAGATGATGAATGGGAGATCTGCCATATCCCGCAAGCCATCCATATTCCGATGGGGCAGGTATTGGGCCGTGTGGCTGCACTGCAGCCGGAAGCACCGGTGGCGGTATTGTGTCATCATGGGATGCGTAGCCGTGCTGTCGGACAACGGCTGGTAGAACTGGGCTTCAAACAGGTGTATAATGTGGAAGGTGGTATCCATGCATGGGCCTGTAGTATAGATGATCAGATGCAAACTTATTAA
- a CDS encoding GNAT family N-acetyltransferase, with the protein MRHFLPNGAELIIRQPTTADATGLLDNFQRMTQETDFLLFTYAESLELSQRTEEDYIKTYLGNSDQLMLLAVVEDKVVGSITINHSGYHKKGHTAEMGIAVEHAWSGLGIGRRLMTAMLRWAEQHKKIQLLYLQVFATNDRAMHLYRNFGFQECGRLPNGIELRDGQYVDLVTMYRQV; encoded by the coding sequence ATGCGACATTTTTTGCCAAACGGAGCTGAACTCATCATCCGGCAGCCAACTACCGCGGACGCTACCGGCCTGCTGGATAATTTTCAGCGGATGACACAGGAAACAGACTTCCTGTTGTTTACATATGCGGAGTCGCTGGAATTGAGCCAACGAACAGAAGAAGATTATATCAAAACCTACCTGGGTAATTCAGACCAGCTGATGCTGCTGGCCGTAGTGGAAGATAAGGTGGTAGGCTCTATCACTATCAATCACAGCGGGTATCACAAAAAAGGGCATACTGCTGAAATGGGTATTGCCGTAGAACATGCCTGGAGTGGCCTGGGTATAGGCCGTCGCCTGATGACCGCCATGTTGCGCTGGGCAGAACAGCATAAAAAAATACAGCTGCTCTATCTGCAGGTATTTGCTACCAATGACAGGGCTATGCACCTCTATCGTAATTTCGGCTTTCAGGAATGTGGCCGCCTGCCCAACGGGATAGAGTTGCGTGATGGCCAATATGTAGATCTGGTGACCATGTACCGCCAGGTATAA